The genomic DNA ATCTTCAatcatcccctcttctagcctagtggcaacaagaggtggatatcctccatgaggtcctgggttcgagcccgtcaggcggcaaattctgcgcctggttaattggttaagtatgtttgcgggctatgtacttaacccgcgaggattagtcgcactccataggagtagcggaacccagcgttctaaaaaaaaaatcatcttcaatCTTATTTTCAAGATTTCAATCCATTTATCTTCTATTGTTTTTGCATTTGATTCTTAATCTTggttaatctttttttaatttatttataatcgcATATACTAGATATAAGCTTATATTTCAATGATTTCAAATTTTGGTATCTatcaataaaatttgaaatattaaatttgaaatattaaaaggAGAGATCCATTATCTTCCTCTTTGtagaatttttaaaatgagGTTCTTCTTCCTCATTGTGAGTTAACTGACGTCCCTACTATAGTCCCCAAAATTAATTTGGGTGTGatatacttttttctttttctttgaaaaaaccATTAATGCTTCTTTTTTTCTCTAGGACTGAATAATAGAAGATAGATATACGCcgaagaaataaatataaataagtgtTAAAGGTTCTGTTCCTCTGTTATAAGCGAggaatagaaataaaatatgaatatttatcaCTTTATTgcaaaaattttattattattattaaaatttaataagacCTTTGAGagtgggaaatttgatgaaatgatccTCATAAGAggtctaattccaaaaaaggtccACGTTtgataaagttggcaaaaatgGCCTTCTTGTCTTGTGAAATGACCGCAATGTCCCGATAACCCATTTATTGCTGATGTGCGAGAATTACATATGCGAGAATCATGTAATTCTTGCACATCATCATGCGAGCATTACATGATTCTCGTATATGTGATTCTCGCACATCAACATGCTAGCATTACATAATTCTCGCACTTCGTGTAATGCTCACAGATCTGAGTATATATTGAGATTcagaaatttgtaaaatatatgaaaatgacTAGGGTTTCATATCGATCTACAATAGGCTACGAAAGAAGACGATTGAAGAATCTCTACGACTGCGATTCTACAAggaatagaaagagaaaaatgaaaCTTGTGGTAGAAATGGTGGTTTTAAACAAGATGCAGAGATCGGTAATGGTGGCTGTCGACAGTTCATTGTTTTCAGATTGATTTCTAAATCTATTAGTATCTATTAGATTGTCACGACAGTTTAAAAGTTGTAGTATTTCTAACCATGAAAAATCATGTCTTTATTTCTATGTTTTATAAAAACCAGTGTGATCACTGTCTTTCCTGTGTGGAGGAAGAATTGACTATCAGTTGTCTCGTTTTTGGTATACTATTATCTCTCTTTCTATGTAACTGCACTTCTGGTAATGAATAAACTGCCTGAGAGTTTCTCTTGTGTGATTCAGGTGCGGGACAAGAAGTTGGGAAGAGCTGTGTGGTGTTGTCCATTAATGGCAGGAGGATCATGTTTGACTGTGGCATGCATATGGGTCATCTTGATCACAGTCGTTATCCTGATTTTTCTCTCATCTCCAAGTCTGACAATTTTGATAGTGCTTTGACCTGTATTATCATCACCCATTTGTACTAACCATCTATTTTCTCCTTCAAATTTTATGTTGAATTGTTGACATGAAGACTAACCTGTGCAACTACTTTTCAAATGATAATTTGCAATCATTTGGATCTGGTCAACATCTGATCTGctctttttattttcaattttttgtgaaCTTATTAATATAGTATCCTACAAAAGTTTTGGCTCCACTCATGTTGGAGGATTATAGGAAAGTAATGATTGAACggatggaagaagaagaacaattcAGTTCTGATCACATTCTAGAATGTATGAAAAAAGGTGTTTGCCATTCCACTTAAATTGGGCAATAAGGTATTTGCCATTCCACTTAAATTGGGCAATAAGGTATTTGCCATTCCACTTAAATTGGACAATTCAGTTCTGATCATACTATGCAGGCCATGTAATTCTTCTAAACCTTGGTTTTTATAAACACCATTCTGTTTTATTTTGCACTGATAAATTTCATGTCCACATTATTTGATGCTTAACATTTGTTAGAGTATAATTTATTCCTTACTTTAGGTTATTGGAGCTGCAATGTTTTATGCCAAAGTGGGAGATTTTACTATGGTTTTCACAGGTGACTATAATATGACACCCGATAGACATCTGGGAGCTGCTCAAATTGATCGTCTAAAATTGGACCTGGTTATAACAGAGTTGAGGCTACATGTGCCTTTGGAGGTACTTTTGTTTGTAACACTCACAATTTTTCTAGGTTAAGGAAATCATTTAGTATATTTTGAAGCAACTTTAAGTATGAAATGAATAAGAcaagtataataataaataacaaaagacaaGGTTATTAAGTGGTTTAATGTTAGTAGAAGAAAGAAGCATTATGTTGGATCATAGTAATCAAAACTTTTCTTGTGAGCCTTTATTTTATGAGTCTGTCTTAAGCCTCACTAgcagttaattatatatacacttATTTCATGATCATCCATCATTCTCATTGGAAACTCTTTTCTGAATctgaatttaaatttgaatctagATCTGTATTTGACTAAGAAACCATCAATGAAATTCTGGTTACAGGTCTAGATAACCTTTGgtatgaaatttattttctgTTTAAAATTAGGTTTTCATGAATTGAGTTTAGTTAAACTAATAAGTTATTGGTTGATCAATTTCAGAATAACATAAATTTGGGAGGTGAAAAATAATGGTTAAGCATCATCCTGACTTGATAATGTGCAGGAAGCAACTTGGGATTGCAATTGGAATGGAAAATGTGTAATTTGTGACTCCTACGTTAGGCCTTGCACCCTTGTAAGGGTATGCGATGAATGTAACTACGGATCTTTTCAGGGGAGTTGTGTCATATGTGGAGGAGTTGGGATTACATATGCCTATTACTGCAAGAAATGCACCCAACATGAGAAATATAGAGATGGCTGTCCAAAAATTGTTAACTTAGGAAGTGCTAAAACTGGTCTATTTTAGGAACGCAAGAAGTATGGTTTCAAGAAGcgatgattttattaatttcacaatattatttttttttactgtcTGGAATTGGTTGGTtgaatttttgttatatttgcaATACTTGTAGTCATTTTGATTGCTGAGTTGTGAAAAAATTATTCCtaacttcaaaattttaacctCTTTTACTAAATTTTGATGGATAGATACATAAACCCAATAATCTTTATAATACTTCACTAGAGTAGTTTTGTGAACATAAAAGTACATAATGGTTTATGATCATCTAAagtataaatcatttattttcaagATATCTTATGATATTagtttgatattaaaaaagGTTTGTGAACACCCTGATTtgtaaaaatcaaaaaaatttaactaatttaagaaGTTATCTCAACTTGAAAATCTGTTAGTCTTATATAGAATCATAAGATTTTAGGAGTTCGAAGTAAGATTTTAGGAGTTCGAAGTACACAACAAAGTTGACTTCCTTAAACAAAACACACAagacaaacataaaaaaattgtgGAGCCTGGAAACCCGTGTCCATAACAAAAAAACAAGGCTTCGTTCTTAAATCCTTAAAATAATTGGAGAGACATCTTTAGCTTGTTTTGTTTCCATTTAGGAAGACCATAAAAGGTTCTCCTTGGCATTTGGAATTTCTCTTGGAACTCCTCATGGGACAGGTATGTCTGTTAAGCAAGCAACCAATCAATCAAAGTGACTTACTAACTATAATCAAATCATTGAATGAAAATTTGGAAGTTGGATGGATAGaattgaaacttaaaaaatcatTCATTTCGATTagaattataatcaaaataggGCATAAAAAATCAACTTTCCACATGCAAGATAGTTCAACAAATAGAAGATTATGCTCTCAACAACTTAAATGATAAGTAAAGTTCCAAATAGAGAATGAATCTCACCCCACCATCTCCTATTTTAGGAGGCACTAACTCAAGATTTTGTTGTCCAGTCTCCTCCATAACACCTGATTCACAATGGTAGTTTCCATTTTTATGCATCACATCTTCACATAGGACCATACTTTGATAAAGCAGTTATATCTTCCACTAATCAAGTTACAAGTTTCAGCTTCCTACAGTAATTAACATTGAATTGTTAGTTATTGTTGAGTTCATTCACCCATCAGTTGGCTAAAGGTAAATTCATTAAACAACATGATAAAAAGGATTGAGGTTGCAAGAAGAACTGTATTTCCTTATATCATTGGTTAATGATGAACTTTAATGCTCACAACAAAGCCAAGGGTCAAACGCCGCTATTCATGCTATGTAAGACAGTAAAAAACTACTTATTGTGTATCATTAAGATTCAGTCAGCTTGTCGAAAAACAATTGCTGTCAAATGTCAAATTAAAATGCTTCTCCAATTCCATACGtcgagaaaaagaaaaacatgaaGATTTATGATTGAATAGAAAATAGTAATTCCAAAAAGTTATCAACAACAAAGCTCTCTAGTTACTTCATAAAGCATTCTTTGTTTATGTAAACACAACGAATCTCAGCCATAGTATTAATGATCAATGTTTCTTTTGATAACAAGctataaacatgtttttttttttgttagattttttggccacgtaagcaaataaaCTTTATAACTAGTTTCCCTGTAAGTTTGTAAATGATCGTAGTATATTCATATGAAAAAGTAGTTCGGTCTATTGAAAATATAGCATGAAAAGATATATCGTTGTCAAATAGGTATCTGTCTAAATGAGCAATTTCACAATAATATCAGAGTTCGAATAATAAGAATCTGTTACAGGAAGTTGAGAAATAAAGGCGTCGACAAAACCATTAACATGTAAACCTTACATGGATCCCAAAATCAATTACCATATAAACCAACCAACCATCAATTGAAGCTTAATTTCACTTGTCAATTACCTGATGCTTCATATATTACACATCTTTTTAATTACAGTCAAAACCATAACAAAGATCAGGTAAGAGAAAAAACTATAACATCCTTACCACCAACATGTATAGGTCGATAAATTTGAGCTTTTTTCATATTTCAGCAACAATCCAATTCTTACGTTTGCTCAACGGTatgatttagttttttaaaaccCTAGCTATTGATTGATTcaaaatgaaatgagattgtGCGTGTATTTGAACTCACATGATCGCCAATGTTACACTGATTCTGCTCGTCGTGAGCCATGAATTTGGAGGTGCGCTTGATGTAACGAATGTAGAGTTTGTGATGAAAAAGCATGTCGACAACCACCACTACCGATTTCTGCATCTTCTTTGAAACCACCCTTCATACCACAagttttatttctctctttctatTCCTTGTAGAATCTCAGTCGCAGAGATTCTTCAATCGTCTTCTTTCGTAGCCTATTATAAACCGATATGAAACCCTAgccattttcatatattttacaaatgtcCGAATCTCAATATATACTCAGATGTGCGAGCATTACATGAAGTGCGAGAATCGTGTAATGTTCGCATGTTGATGTGCGAGAATCATGTAATGCTTGCATAATGATGTGCGAGAATTACATTATTCTCGCATATCAACAATAAATGGGTTATCGGGGGCATTGCGGTCATTTCACAGGGCAAAAATGCCCTTTTTACCAACTTTATCAAACGTGGGCCTTTTATGGAATTAGACCTCTTATGAGGCCATCTCATCAAATTTTCCTTAAAAAcggataaattttatttttatttttttaaatattaaattaactttcaatttatttttttcacttttcgtttcaagttttttaaatttgtgttatttaaattaaatttgatttgtgatgatttataaaaataatttatttagttaaaaaaaaatacaattttattttatttaaatagagataattttaataaatacttcCTCACTctttcatatataatttcatatataagcGTGACAATATTATTCTCTCTCCTAAATCTACTATTAATTAATCTCtatcatatataaattttttattttcttaattaatttattttttattttacctctcattatatatatgattaatttttttagaaattatttattattgcaTTTTAAtgttaagttatatatttaatttattaattatttaatctctcttttaatatatatatatatttatttttaaaatatagaattatttgatttttatttttaaggtctaaaataaacaaatgggACAACGAATTAAGAATGTAGCCGGCCTTAATTGTGTTCTAATTCAGGACCTTAGGGTGAGAATATTGACCTCTTGACGAGCTTTAATTCAAGACCTTAGGGTGAGAATATTCACCTTTTGTTACCGTTAGACTAAAAGAGGGGATAAGTCTAAATGTATTAGACTAAGATTTGTGTTTTTTATCGAGTTTTTCACTATTTCTAATTATCATTTTCTTACTTAagcttattcaaataataaaagatatattttaaaataattttcttcaatataaattatgttatttttggttatgtaaatatttttattttataaatagaatata from Impatiens glandulifera chromosome 9, dImpGla2.1, whole genome shotgun sequence includes the following:
- the LOC124913878 gene encoding cleavage and polyadenylation specificity factor subunit 3-II-like; this translates as MKLVVEMVVLNKMQRSCDHCLSCVEEELTISCLVFGAGQEVGKSCVVLSINGRRIMFDCGMHMGHLDHSRYPDFSLISKSDNFDSALTCIIITHLY